From Bacillus sp. FSL K6-3431, the proteins below share one genomic window:
- a CDS encoding exonuclease domain-containing protein — translation MNFVAIDFETANSVRSSVCSIGIVKVKNGKIQEELHTLINPLSEFHYYNTKIHGITEYMVHDAPTFEEFWPKFKGFIENQMIIAHNASFDIGVLRDSLTRIHETEPNFQYGCSYRIAKKVWPNLYNHKLSTVANYLSISLKHHDALEDARASAIITLEAMEKTKTGSIQELSILHKLKLGSPTSSSKQPTRSRKSSQDASLKRIVPENIITNTKHPFYGTNIVFTGKMMSMTRPMAAQYAVNCGAACKDRVDLATNFLVVGEQDLYKYVQGIKSMKMKKVEEMIEQGYPIEIVGEQEFIRLVK, via the coding sequence ATGAACTTTGTTGCAATAGATTTTGAGACAGCGAATAGTGTACGGTCGAGTGTTTGCTCAATCGGCATTGTAAAAGTAAAAAACGGTAAAATTCAAGAAGAATTACATACATTGATCAATCCGTTAAGTGAATTTCATTATTACAATACAAAAATTCATGGCATTACAGAATATATGGTACATGATGCACCTACATTTGAAGAGTTTTGGCCGAAATTTAAAGGCTTTATTGAGAATCAAATGATTATTGCACATAATGCGAGCTTTGATATCGGAGTGCTTCGAGACTCTTTAACTAGGATTCATGAAACGGAGCCGAACTTTCAATATGGATGCTCTTACCGCATTGCAAAAAAAGTGTGGCCGAATTTGTATAATCATAAGTTATCTACTGTCGCAAATTATTTAAGTATTAGCCTAAAACATCATGATGCGCTTGAAGATGCTCGTGCTTCCGCCATTATTACACTCGAGGCGATGGAAAAAACAAAAACTGGCTCCATTCAAGAGCTATCTATTTTGCACAAGCTTAAACTCGGTAGCCCAACGTCTTCTAGTAAACAACCGACTCGTTCAAGGAAAAGTTCGCAAGATGCATCACTAAAAAGGATTGTCCCTGAAAATATAATAACGAATACAAAGCATCCATTTTACGGGACAAACATTGTATTTACGGGTAAGATGATGTCAATGACTAGACCGATGGCTGCTCAATATGCAGTCAATTGTGGTGCTGCTTGTAAAGATCGTGTGGATTTAGCGACGAACTTCTTAGTGGTAGGAGAGCAAGATTTATACAAATATGTGCAAGGAATTAAAAGTATGAAAATGAAAAAAGTAGAAGAAATGATTGAGCAAGGATATCCAATTGAAATTGTAGGAGAACAAGAATTTATAAGATTGGTAAAATGA
- the mgtE gene encoding magnesium transporter, whose translation MGTITNGVFKQETTGTLMKKGYIALQETYTVKEALSRLRQNVRDKTNIHYLYIVGSDSELMGVLSIRELLGAADNDFIKNIMMKEITSFPTDLDQEEAAHIFRDKDLVSIPVVNNREQIIGVIHVEDILDVMQQEADEDIGKLSASGKEIDFHTSPFVAAARRLPWLILLLFIGLISGGIIERFEATLEAVVALAFFMPMIAGMTGNTGTQSLAVVVRGLVSEDLNFKKTMKLLFRELIVGIIIGVTCAIVISIIAFVWRGSITLGLVVGSSLLATLIIGTLAGTIIPLILYKFKTDPAVASGPLITTINDILSLLIYFGIATMFISKLM comes from the coding sequence ATGGGCACAATTACTAACGGTGTTTTCAAGCAAGAAACGACCGGAACACTTATGAAAAAAGGCTATATCGCTCTTCAAGAAACATACACAGTTAAGGAAGCACTGTCACGTCTTCGGCAAAACGTACGTGATAAAACGAATATTCACTACTTGTATATCGTTGGTTCTGATAGTGAGCTAATGGGAGTTTTGTCTATTCGAGAATTGCTCGGTGCCGCTGATAACGATTTTATTAAAAATATTATGATGAAAGAAATTACCTCTTTTCCAACTGATTTAGACCAAGAAGAAGCAGCGCATATCTTCCGTGATAAAGACTTAGTTTCTATTCCTGTCGTCAATAATAGGGAACAGATTATCGGGGTTATCCATGTTGAAGATATTTTAGATGTTATGCAACAAGAAGCAGATGAGGATATCGGAAAACTTTCCGCATCTGGAAAAGAAATTGACTTTCACACAAGTCCCTTCGTTGCTGCTGCGAGAAGGTTACCATGGCTTATTTTATTATTATTTATCGGACTTATTTCAGGTGGGATCATTGAAAGATTTGAAGCTACCCTTGAAGCAGTCGTTGCCCTTGCCTTTTTCATGCCGATGATTGCGGGAATGACTGGCAATACAGGTACACAATCGCTCGCAGTCGTTGTCCGTGGCCTCGTTTCAGAAGATCTTAATTTTAAAAAAACGATGAAGCTTTTATTTCGAGAGTTAATTGTCGGAATTATTATAGGTGTTACGTGTGCGATTGTCATTTCAATCATAGCATTCGTTTGGCGAGGAAGTATAACACTGGGTCTTGTTGTAGGCTCATCACTTCTCGCTACTCTGATTATAGGGACACTCGCTGGAACAATTATCCCACTCATTTTATACAAGTTTAAAACAGATCCTGCAGTAGCATCTGGGCCGCTCATTACAACAATTAATGATATCTTGTCCCTACTTATTTATTTCGGCATTGCGACAATGTTCATTTCAAAACTAATGTGA
- a CDS encoding spore coat protein, whose protein sequence is MQNQQGQMHPNMHTGMVNQQLNHGGHEVFDVHEVLSGAIGTLNLFTLLRPHVKDQELLSILDHQYQFSLNEYNTTVDCFKSGQDPAVPTQKYEMNQGNDFVYGLKPSQPKKPLQSIQEITDECISGLMLGSVKSGASMKAMAALEVTNPVVRRVIADSVPNCIEMAYEISIYQNKNHYYQVPQLAQQDMQQLLNAYAPAQIPNPNAPH, encoded by the coding sequence TTGCAAAACCAACAAGGGCAAATGCATCCTAATATGCACACAGGTATGGTAAATCAACAGCTTAATCATGGTGGGCATGAGGTATTTGATGTACATGAAGTGCTATCGGGTGCGATAGGTACTTTAAATCTATTTACTTTATTGCGTCCCCATGTGAAGGATCAGGAATTATTAAGCATTCTGGATCACCAGTATCAATTTTCATTAAATGAATATAACACGACAGTCGATTGTTTTAAATCAGGACAAGATCCTGCCGTTCCGACGCAAAAATATGAAATGAATCAAGGGAATGATTTTGTATACGGATTAAAACCATCTCAACCGAAAAAACCGCTACAATCCATTCAAGAAATTACCGATGAATGCATTTCAGGATTAATGCTTGGATCAGTAAAGTCTGGGGCTTCAATGAAGGCCATGGCAGCACTTGAAGTAACGAATCCTGTTGTGCGTCGCGTAATTGCCGACTCTGTGCCAAATTGCATTGAAATGGCTTATGAAATTTCTATCTATCAAAATAAAAATCATTATTATCAAGTGCCACAGCTTGCTCAACAAGATATGCAACAATTGTTAAATGCATATGCACCGGCGCAGATACCTAACCCGAATGCTCCACATTAA
- a CDS encoding MBL fold metallo-hydrolase, with protein MDKELSYGSDYKFIPATSIGSGVGIEVLPDLFCHTVQIVNIHLVGNPGTTDFVLVDAGMPNSADEIISVTEDRFGEDSSPKAIILTHGHFDHVGAIIELVKHWQVPIYAHELELPYLTGKMSYPEPDPTVEGGMVAKMSPMFPNEPINLGNQVEELPSDGSVPHMPGFRWIHTPGHAPGHVSLFREEDRALIAGDAFVTVKQDSLYKVFTQEQEINGPPRYLTTDWQAALESVKKLEALKPSVAVTGHGLPMSGELLSNSLQKLVREFDQIAIPDYGKYVDKRTH; from the coding sequence ATGGATAAAGAACTTTCTTACGGTAGTGATTACAAATTTATTCCTGCAACATCAATTGGAAGTGGCGTTGGAATAGAGGTATTGCCAGATTTATTCTGTCATACGGTCCAAATTGTAAATATTCATTTGGTAGGAAATCCAGGGACTACAGATTTTGTTTTAGTCGATGCAGGAATGCCAAATTCGGCAGATGAAATTATATCTGTTACAGAAGACCGTTTTGGTGAAGACAGTAGTCCGAAGGCAATCATTTTAACCCATGGTCATTTTGATCATGTTGGTGCGATTATTGAGTTAGTTAAGCATTGGCAAGTTCCCATATATGCACATGAATTAGAATTACCTTATCTGACGGGGAAAATGAGTTATCCAGAACCAGATCCAACTGTTGAAGGGGGGATGGTGGCAAAAATGTCACCAATGTTTCCGAATGAACCTATAAACTTAGGCAATCAAGTGGAAGAACTTCCTTCTGATGGTAGCGTCCCTCATATGCCTGGATTTCGCTGGATTCATACACCTGGACATGCACCGGGGCATGTATCGTTATTTAGAGAAGAAGATCGAGCATTAATCGCAGGTGATGCATTTGTTACCGTCAAACAAGACTCCCTTTATAAAGTGTTTACACAGGAACAGGAAATAAATGGACCTCCAAGATATCTTACCACCGATTGGCAAGCAGCTTTAGAATCAGTAAAAAAATTAGAAGCATTGAAACCATCTGTTGCGGTAACTGGACATGGACTACCTATGTCAGGTGAATTACTGTCAAATAGTTTACAAAAATTAGTACGTGAATTTGATCAGATTGCTATCCCAGACTATGGGAAATATGTGGATAAACGTACTCATTGA
- a CDS encoding aconitate hydratase produces the protein MPLNVTQKLIQSHLVSGEMIPGKEIGLKIDQTLTQDATGTMVMLELEAMGLDRVKTEASAQYVDHNLIQVDSKNPDDHLFLQSATQRFGLYYSRPGNGVSHPVHMQRLAKPGKTLLGSDSHTCANGCMGMLAMGAGGMDVALAMAGEPFYVKTPQVWGIKLTGELSDWVSSKDVILELLRRHDVKGGVGKVIEYYGPGVDALSAMDRHVIANMGAELGATGTVFPSDNEIKRFLMEQNRENDWIELIADKGATYDIDEEINLSEIEPLIAKPSSPGNVVAVTEVAGTPIYQSYIGSSANPGFRDFAIAAEIVNGKQIAKGISFDINPTSRQMLTDLVKESHIASLLQSGARLHQAGCNGCIGMGQAPATGRNSLRTTPRNFPGRSGTREDSVFLCSPETAAVSALTGKITDPRTMDIPYPKVQEPKKPTIDLNLLDEPLPSKDARKVVLYKGPNIASIPKMGEMEDTLEVPILLKMGDNISTDEILAGGARVLPFRSNLPEISKFTFEIIDKTYYTRGMASVNQGGHAVVGGSNYGQGSSREHAALAPRYLGLRVALVKDFARIHWQNLVNFGVLPINFVHEEDYQKIDEGDVLQLFNLRNKVKEGNEFTIHVKGKDLQISVRHSLSDRQVEVMLKGGMINWVKDRQKSTT, from the coding sequence ATGCCACTTAATGTTACCCAAAAACTAATACAATCGCATCTTGTTTCCGGTGAAATGATTCCGGGGAAAGAAATTGGGTTAAAAATTGATCAAACGCTAACCCAAGATGCCACCGGAACAATGGTGATGTTGGAGCTGGAAGCAATGGGATTAGATCGAGTAAAAACAGAAGCATCGGCCCAATATGTTGATCACAACCTCATTCAAGTTGACAGTAAAAATCCTGATGATCATTTGTTTTTACAAAGTGCTACACAACGCTTCGGATTATACTATAGCCGCCCGGGAAATGGAGTTAGCCATCCCGTTCATATGCAACGACTGGCCAAACCGGGGAAAACTCTGCTAGGATCTGATAGCCATACATGTGCGAATGGATGTATGGGGATGTTGGCGATGGGTGCCGGAGGAATGGATGTTGCTTTAGCAATGGCAGGTGAGCCTTTCTATGTAAAGACACCTCAAGTATGGGGGATAAAACTAACTGGAGAACTATCCGACTGGGTGAGTTCAAAGGATGTTATTTTGGAACTACTACGTAGACATGATGTGAAGGGTGGTGTTGGGAAAGTAATTGAATATTACGGGCCAGGAGTAGATGCATTAAGTGCGATGGACCGCCACGTTATAGCTAATATGGGTGCTGAATTAGGAGCAACAGGGACTGTTTTCCCATCAGATAATGAGATCAAGCGTTTTTTAATGGAACAAAATCGTGAGAATGACTGGATAGAGTTAATTGCCGATAAGGGAGCAACATATGATATTGATGAAGAAATAAATTTATCTGAAATAGAACCATTAATTGCTAAGCCCTCAAGTCCCGGAAATGTTGTGGCAGTGACAGAAGTAGCGGGCACACCTATTTATCAATCATATATTGGCTCATCCGCAAATCCCGGGTTCCGTGATTTCGCCATAGCCGCTGAAATTGTTAACGGAAAACAAATTGCGAAGGGAATTTCCTTTGACATTAACCCAACTTCAAGACAAATGTTAACTGATTTAGTAAAAGAAAGCCATATCGCAAGTCTGCTTCAATCTGGTGCACGATTGCATCAAGCAGGCTGTAATGGTTGTATTGGAATGGGACAAGCACCTGCAACTGGACGGAATAGTTTACGAACAACACCCCGTAATTTCCCTGGGCGTTCTGGAACAAGAGAAGATAGTGTCTTTTTATGTAGCCCTGAGACCGCTGCAGTCTCAGCACTGACAGGGAAAATCACAGATCCACGAACAATGGACATTCCATATCCAAAAGTTCAAGAACCAAAGAAACCAACCATAGATTTGAATTTACTAGATGAGCCGCTACCGTCTAAGGATGCTAGAAAAGTCGTGTTATACAAAGGACCTAATATCGCCTCAATACCTAAAATGGGCGAGATGGAAGATACTTTGGAAGTGCCTATCCTGTTAAAAATGGGAGATAATATTTCAACTGATGAAATACTTGCCGGGGGGGCTCGAGTTCTTCCTTTTAGAAGCAATCTTCCCGAAATCAGCAAATTCACCTTTGAAATTATTGATAAAACGTATTATACACGTGGAATGGCAAGTGTTAATCAAGGTGGACATGCTGTAGTTGGAGGTTCTAATTATGGACAGGGATCAAGCCGTGAGCACGCTGCACTTGCACCAAGATACCTCGGCTTGCGCGTTGCATTAGTAAAAGACTTCGCTCGAATCCATTGGCAAAATCTTGTTAACTTTGGAGTGCTACCAATCAACTTTGTTCATGAAGAAGATTATCAAAAGATAGATGAGGGTGATGTTCTTCAGCTTTTTAATTTGCGAAATAAAGTAAAAGAAGGAAACGAATTTACTATTCATGTCAAAGGAAAAGATCTACAAATAAGCGTTAGACATTCCCTATCAGATCGGCAGGTCGAAGTAATGCTAAAGGGCGGAATGATCAACTGGGTGAAAGATCGGCAAAAAAGTACTACATAG
- a CDS encoding type IA DNA topoisomerase, translated as MKLILAEKPSVSKNIADALKIKNRQDGYFEGNGYIVTWAFGHLLQLNDAKDYDEKMSSWKMDNFPFIPSKFQYKVKSDPRNRDKPDRGAQKQLKIIHQLMKRKDVQAIVSACDYDREGQLIGDSIIYNLKTDKQVYRLLLNEWTPAEVIRGIENIKLNAEMRPLQDAGVSRQWADWVIGINLTSVATLKYQKGKGKALNIGRVLLPTLKIIYDRDQEIENFVPENYYKLQATFQTSENETYEGTYFEGKEDKFKSKEILEAIQGLLQGKNGIIHEKKVQKKKEFPPFLFNLSNLQGYMTSKYSGWTADKVLKVAQSLYEKKFITYPRTASIALEESLVGKTAKVLETLSQDLPYKDEIKFVRTKRIFDNAKVESHSAIIPTYMKPKRLTADEGQVYQAIKNRFIMQFMPLAEHEETTIETKIKDTDLKGLFLSKGKVQLVEGWKKVEKIQSKDTLLPLVKINDEAELIEHELTSHVTKPPKQHTEKTLLRIMETCGRNINKDKGEEDVEAILSGFSIGTPATRAETIKKLKDIGYITAQNKNLICTELGKDLVETFPIKDLFNLEFTGRLEKSLYDIEKGNFSKNEFLQLIYSFTTNSVEKIKEHQAGTIHEVTTQRKTNEFMGKCPVCGNAVIEGQKGFGCSNWKSGCKFVIWKNDKFLATMKKKPTKTMVKALLKNGVATVKGLTSKKGNKFDAQMRYEKNPDNEYYSWKMEFDKPYK; from the coding sequence ATGAAATTAATATTGGCTGAGAAGCCTTCCGTTTCGAAAAATATTGCGGATGCGCTGAAAATAAAAAATCGCCAAGATGGATATTTTGAAGGAAATGGCTATATTGTGACATGGGCATTCGGCCATTTGCTTCAATTAAATGATGCGAAAGATTATGATGAAAAAATGTCATCATGGAAAATGGATAATTTTCCGTTCATTCCTAGCAAATTTCAATATAAAGTAAAAAGCGATCCGAGAAATAGGGACAAGCCAGATCGAGGAGCGCAAAAGCAATTAAAGATTATCCATCAACTAATGAAGAGAAAAGATGTACAAGCGATTGTCTCTGCATGTGACTATGACCGAGAAGGGCAACTCATCGGTGATAGTATCATTTACAACTTGAAGACGGATAAACAGGTGTATCGCCTGTTGTTAAATGAGTGGACACCTGCTGAAGTGATAAGAGGGATAGAAAATATAAAGTTGAATGCTGAGATGAGACCATTACAAGATGCTGGAGTAAGTAGGCAATGGGCTGATTGGGTGATCGGTATCAACCTAACATCTGTCGCTACCCTTAAATATCAAAAAGGAAAAGGGAAGGCATTAAATATTGGCCGAGTTCTCTTGCCAACGTTAAAAATAATATATGATCGCGATCAAGAGATTGAAAACTTTGTTCCAGAAAATTACTACAAGCTCCAGGCTACTTTTCAAACGAGTGAGAATGAAACATATGAGGGAACTTATTTTGAAGGCAAGGAAGACAAATTTAAAAGTAAAGAGATATTAGAAGCGATTCAAGGATTATTACAGGGTAAAAACGGTATTATCCACGAAAAAAAGGTACAAAAGAAAAAAGAGTTCCCACCATTTTTATTTAACTTGTCTAATTTACAAGGGTATATGACGAGTAAATATAGTGGCTGGACAGCCGATAAAGTATTAAAAGTGGCTCAGTCCCTTTATGAGAAGAAGTTTATTACGTACCCAAGGACTGCTAGCATCGCATTAGAGGAAAGTTTGGTTGGAAAAACGGCGAAGGTATTGGAGACATTATCACAGGATCTACCATATAAGGATGAAATAAAATTTGTCCGTACGAAAAGAATTTTTGATAATGCCAAAGTGGAAAGCCATAGTGCGATAATTCCTACTTATATGAAGCCAAAGAGACTTACTGCAGATGAAGGGCAAGTATATCAAGCGATCAAAAATAGATTTATTATGCAATTTATGCCTTTAGCAGAACATGAAGAAACAACCATTGAAACGAAGATAAAGGACACTGATTTAAAAGGTTTATTCCTATCAAAAGGCAAGGTTCAACTTGTTGAAGGCTGGAAAAAGGTTGAAAAGATTCAATCGAAAGATACGCTTTTGCCACTCGTGAAAATCAATGATGAGGCAGAGTTAATAGAGCATGAATTAACATCTCATGTGACAAAGCCACCAAAGCAACATACAGAAAAAACCTTGTTGCGCATCATGGAAACATGTGGAAGAAACATTAATAAGGATAAAGGTGAAGAAGATGTTGAGGCAATTTTAAGCGGCTTTAGTATCGGTACTCCGGCGACAAGAGCGGAAACGATAAAAAAGTTAAAAGACATTGGATATATTACTGCTCAAAATAAAAACCTAATTTGTACGGAATTAGGAAAAGATTTAGTTGAAACATTTCCAATCAAAGATTTATTTAATCTTGAATTTACGGGTCGTTTGGAAAAGTCATTGTATGATATCGAGAAAGGAAACTTTAGTAAGAATGAATTTCTACAACTCATTTATTCTTTTACAACGAACTCGGTAGAGAAAATAAAAGAGCACCAAGCGGGAACGATTCATGAAGTGACCACACAGCGTAAAACAAATGAATTCATGGGGAAATGCCCTGTATGCGGAAATGCAGTCATTGAAGGTCAAAAGGGGTTTGGCTGTAGTAATTGGAAAAGTGGCTGCAAATTTGTTATTTGGAAAAACGATAAATTTTTAGCGACAATGAAGAAAAAACCGACGAAAACAATGGTAAAAGCTCTACTGAAAAATGGAGTAGCTACTGTTAAGGGATTAACAAGCAAAAAGGGAAACAAATTCGACGCACAAATGAGATACGAAAAGAATCCTGATAACGAGTACTATAGTTGGAAAATGGAATTTGATAAACCATACAAGTGA
- a CDS encoding LacI family DNA-binding transcriptional regulator — MVKIQDVAKDSGCSISTVSRVLNNPDMVNSETRERVLKSVRKLGYYPNEKARSLSSKKQNVSLGLLIPDITTFYFGELYRGISRTAKNANIDLILRDLDHEGPLQERILDGMVSLKKHGVSGIIISSRMMTEEYEEVINRLRIPVVLALSEHKESKFSSFKTDDIKASFDAISYLVSRGHKNIGMITSSPGEDKLVGEPRFSGFKNAMDFYNLTFNRNQIAYGDNIRYEGGYNAMKQLLETRNDTNISAVFAATDEMAIGAMRCVHDKKLRVPEDISIIGFDNLSISNMVTPKLTTVSQAFEEIGAESVKYLIKLLEEPKTQTENGVFYMPHHIVERESVVAIV; from the coding sequence TTGGTAAAAATACAAGATGTAGCCAAAGACTCAGGATGTTCCATTTCTACAGTATCTAGAGTCTTAAATAATCCAGACATGGTAAATTCCGAAACAAGGGAACGGGTCTTAAAAAGTGTCCGTAAATTAGGTTATTACCCCAATGAAAAAGCAAGGTCTTTAAGCTCAAAAAAACAAAATGTATCATTAGGTTTATTGATTCCTGATATTACTACCTTCTACTTTGGAGAACTGTATAGAGGGATTAGTAGAACAGCCAAAAATGCCAATATTGATCTCATTTTGCGCGATTTAGATCATGAAGGGCCATTACAGGAACGGATTTTGGATGGAATGGTTTCTTTAAAAAAACATGGCGTATCCGGCATTATTATATCCAGTCGCATGATGACCGAAGAGTATGAAGAGGTAATAAATCGATTAAGAATCCCAGTTGTATTAGCACTTAGTGAGCATAAAGAGTCAAAGTTTTCCTCGTTTAAAACAGATGATATAAAAGCTTCATTTGATGCCATTTCATACTTGGTTTCACGTGGACATAAAAATATTGGAATGATTACTTCCTCACCAGGTGAGGATAAACTAGTTGGCGAACCTCGATTTAGTGGATTTAAAAACGCTATGGATTTCTATAATCTTACTTTTAATAGGAATCAAATTGCTTACGGAGATAACATTCGCTATGAAGGCGGCTATAATGCAATGAAGCAATTACTTGAAACTAGAAATGACACAAATATATCTGCGGTGTTTGCTGCAACAGATGAGATGGCCATTGGAGCCATGAGATGTGTACATGATAAAAAATTAAGGGTTCCAGAGGATATTTCCATAATAGGCTTTGATAATTTATCTATTTCAAATATGGTCACGCCAAAATTAACAACCGTTTCACAAGCATTTGAGGAAATTGGCGCGGAAAGTGTCAAATATCTAATAAAATTATTAGAAGAACCTAAAACGCAAACTGAAAATGGCGTCTTTTATATGCCCCATCATATCGTTGAGCGGGAATCCGTAGTTGCGATTGTATAA
- the proS gene encoding proline--tRNA ligase has protein sequence MTNQQKNDFTSWYIETIQKADLMDYTPVRGCIAFKPDGYEIWEHIKDEMDRRFKETGHRNAYFPMLIPESFFQKEKDHIEGFSPELPWVTEAAGEKLEERLALRPTSETMIGHLYSDWIKSYRDLPVLINQWANVFRWEKKTLPFIRTSEFLWQEGHTAHEDEMEARAETMQMLNIYKEVVEELLAIPVYDGQKTPSERFAGAVDTYSIEAMMKDGKAVQAGTSHYLGTKFAEAFDIKYLNKENKHEFVHTTSWGTSTRLIGSVIMVHGDEQGLVLPPRIAPTQVVLIPVGPWKKNPEIIEKLDEVFATLKTKGIRVRLDDSNQSPGYKFNEWELKGVPIRVELGPRDLVNNQALIKARDEDEKVSVDLPTIADCIEGALHTMQTRLLEKARAFRDKHSHTHVESLEQLTNHIANSTQNEEIPGWILAGWCGDDACEEHVKEKTKFTTRNIPFNPPAKKSTCINCGKEAKHTVWFGRAY, from the coding sequence ATGACTAATCAACAGAAAAATGATTTTACAAGCTGGTATATCGAGACGATTCAAAAAGCGGATTTAATGGATTACACACCCGTTCGTGGATGTATTGCATTCAAACCAGATGGTTATGAAATATGGGAACATATTAAAGATGAAATGGATAGACGTTTTAAGGAAACGGGACATCGTAATGCGTATTTCCCAATGTTGATTCCAGAGTCTTTCTTCCAAAAAGAAAAAGATCATATCGAAGGATTCTCACCAGAGCTTCCTTGGGTTACTGAAGCCGCAGGTGAAAAATTAGAAGAACGTTTAGCACTTCGTCCTACATCTGAAACCATGATCGGTCATTTATATAGTGATTGGATAAAAAGCTATCGGGATCTACCTGTACTGATCAATCAATGGGCAAATGTCTTCCGTTGGGAAAAGAAAACACTTCCTTTCATCCGAACATCTGAATTTTTATGGCAGGAAGGACATACTGCTCACGAAGATGAAATGGAAGCACGTGCTGAAACGATGCAAATGCTAAACATTTATAAAGAGGTCGTAGAAGAGCTTTTGGCTATTCCCGTATACGATGGTCAAAAAACACCATCCGAGCGGTTTGCAGGGGCTGTAGATACGTATTCGATCGAAGCAATGATGAAGGATGGAAAAGCAGTTCAAGCAGGAACTTCCCATTACTTAGGTACAAAATTTGCCGAGGCATTTGACATTAAGTATTTAAATAAAGAAAATAAGCACGAATTTGTGCATACAACCTCATGGGGAACGTCTACACGTCTAATCGGCTCTGTTATTATGGTGCATGGCGATGAACAAGGGCTTGTATTACCGCCGCGTATTGCGCCAACGCAAGTTGTATTAATTCCAGTAGGACCATGGAAGAAAAATCCTGAAATTATTGAAAAGCTAGATGAAGTTTTTGCTACATTAAAAACAAAAGGCATTCGAGTGCGTTTAGACGATTCCAATCAATCACCAGGATATAAATTTAATGAATGGGAGCTTAAAGGTGTGCCAATTCGAGTGGAATTAGGACCTCGTGATTTGGTAAATAACCAAGCGCTAATCAAAGCGCGCGATGAAGATGAGAAAGTTTCTGTTGATCTTCCAACAATAGCAGACTGTATTGAAGGAGCGTTACACACCATGCAAACACGCTTATTAGAAAAAGCGCGTGCATTCCGTGATAAGCATTCCCATACACATGTAGAATCTTTAGAGCAATTAACGAATCATATTGCTAATTCAACACAAAACGAAGAAATCCCAGGCTGGATCCTTGCAGGTTGGTGCGGAGATGACGCTTGCGAAGAACATGTGAAAGAAAAAACGAAGTTTACTACTCGTAATATTCCATTTAATCCACCAGCTAAGAAGTCTACTTGTATTAACTGTGGGAAAGAAGCAAAACATACCGTTTGGTTTGGTCGTGCCTATTGA
- a CDS encoding YetF domain-containing protein, with protein sequence MNVSNIKTLKLTVDKLEERLRQIGITSINDVLTATIGTNGKLRYTFKKEKQPVTKKEPSNPPPKYLQ encoded by the coding sequence TTGAATGTTAGTAACATAAAAACATTAAAGTTAACAGTCGATAAACTTGAAGAACGACTCAGACAGATTGGAATTACGTCTATTAACGATGTACTAACGGCCACGATAGGAACGAATGGTAAATTAAGATATACGTTTAAAAAAGAAAAACAACCAGTCACAAAGAAAGAACCTTCTAACCCGCCACCCAAATACTTGCAGTAA